One Sphingomonas endolithica DNA segment encodes these proteins:
- a CDS encoding ABC transporter ATP-binding protein — MLEAIALTKDFGTHRALDGLDLTVLAGEIICLLGANGAGKTTTINLFLGFLEPTSGEARVDGVDVRADPVGTKRKLLYVSEQIALFGDLTGHENLAYFAALSGIEDGSAARLRECLLQAGLPAEAIDRRASGYSKGMRQKVGVALALAKRARALLLDEPTSGLDPQASADFHDLLVRQRDAGAAVLMVTHDLFRAREVGTRIGLMREGRLQRVVVAADITAAELEDLYLEEMGRRAAA; from the coding sequence ATGCTTGAAGCTATCGCGCTCACCAAGGATTTCGGCACACATCGGGCGCTCGACGGCCTCGACCTGACCGTTCTCGCCGGAGAGATCATCTGCCTGCTCGGCGCCAACGGCGCGGGCAAGACGACCACGATCAACCTCTTCCTTGGCTTTCTGGAGCCGACGTCGGGCGAGGCGCGCGTCGATGGCGTCGATGTCCGCGCTGATCCCGTCGGCACCAAGCGCAAGCTTCTCTATGTGTCCGAGCAGATCGCGTTGTTCGGCGACCTGACGGGACACGAGAACCTTGCCTATTTCGCGGCATTGTCGGGCATCGAGGATGGTTCCGCCGCTCGACTGCGCGAATGCCTATTGCAAGCCGGCCTACCGGCGGAGGCGATCGATCGCCGTGCATCGGGGTATTCGAAGGGCATGCGGCAGAAGGTGGGAGTCGCCCTTGCGCTGGCCAAACGTGCGCGCGCGTTGCTGCTCGATGAACCCACGTCGGGGCTGGACCCGCAGGCGTCGGCGGATTTCCATGACCTGCTGGTCCGCCAGCGTGACGCTGGTGCTGCGGTGCTGATGGTCACACACGACCTGTTCCGTGCGCGCGAAGTCGGTACCCGGATCGGGCTGATGCGGGAGGGACGGCTGCAACGCGTCGTCGTCGCCGCCGACATTACCGCCGCCGAACTGGAGGACCTCTACCTGGAAGAGATGGGCCGCCGGGCGGCGGCCTGA
- a CDS encoding DUF3526 domain-containing protein produces the protein MSPLHTIARLELKRSFRDRAVAALIVVFALLAAYAVHGGARWASTRAATIATAVNEADETMALRRADFVMKVAAGEKPAFGLIYATALPFRAGLPNAPLAALSVGQAETYPAAAVIQPFIDPATIFDRFRTGLESPAVLNAGRFDLAFVIVFLLPLLLLAGTYDLWARDRESGSARLQLAQPVRPLALLALRAGIRGGVLLLPMTVIATLLLGLSSSRDPRGLAGFAVVVLVYGAFWVLLALAVNVFARTSTAAALACGTAWLVIVLLLPALAATTTYLLAPPPSALKYTNDVRAEGLAVRARNLAAASAAASRAAVTSAEHAYPELLWNQRREIGERDARLAPIHAAFARAHTARRGAGNAARFVSPAVVAQDALDRLAGTDADRAVAFQTQATTFAAATRALAFDWMDRDRLMTLADYDGGLPRFTFVERSSGQMLALDLVAISACCALAFAIAALGLRRPGFIGS, from the coding sequence ATGAGTCCGCTGCACACAATCGCCCGGCTCGAGTTGAAGCGCAGCTTTCGCGACCGTGCAGTCGCCGCGCTGATCGTGGTCTTCGCGCTGCTTGCGGCCTACGCTGTTCACGGCGGCGCACGCTGGGCCTCGACCCGCGCCGCAACCATCGCCACGGCAGTGAACGAGGCGGACGAGACGATGGCGCTGCGCCGCGCCGATTTCGTTATGAAGGTCGCCGCAGGGGAGAAGCCTGCCTTCGGGCTGATCTATGCCACGGCGCTTCCGTTTCGCGCTGGCCTTCCTAATGCTCCACTCGCCGCCTTGTCGGTAGGCCAGGCGGAGACCTATCCCGCGGCGGCGGTGATCCAACCTTTTATCGATCCCGCGACGATCTTCGATCGCTTCAGGACCGGACTGGAAAGTCCGGCGGTGCTGAATGCCGGACGGTTCGATTTGGCATTCGTGATTGTCTTCCTGCTGCCGCTGCTGCTGCTCGCCGGCACCTATGATCTCTGGGCGCGCGATCGGGAGAGTGGCAGCGCGCGGTTGCAGCTTGCCCAGCCGGTGCGCCCGCTTGCGCTGCTTGCCCTGCGCGCGGGCATTCGTGGCGGTGTCCTGCTGTTGCCGATGACAGTGATTGCCACGCTGCTGCTCGGTCTGTCGAGTAGTCGGGACCCGCGGGGGCTCGCGGGCTTTGCGGTCGTCGTCCTCGTCTATGGCGCCTTCTGGGTGCTGCTCGCGCTTGCCGTGAACGTGTTTGCACGCACCTCGACCGCGGCGGCTCTCGCCTGTGGCACGGCCTGGCTCGTGATCGTGCTACTGCTTCCGGCACTTGCGGCAACCACGACATATCTGCTCGCGCCGCCACCATCCGCGCTCAAATACACCAACGATGTCCGTGCCGAGGGGCTGGCAGTACGCGCGCGCAACCTCGCAGCGGCAAGCGCTGCGGCGTCGCGAGCAGCGGTTACATCAGCCGAGCATGCCTATCCCGAGCTGTTGTGGAACCAGCGGCGCGAAATCGGCGAGCGCGATGCTCGACTGGCGCCGATCCATGCCGCGTTCGCTCGGGCGCACACTGCACGGCGGGGGGCGGGCAACGCCGCGCGTTTCGTCTCGCCCGCGGTGGTGGCGCAGGACGCGCTTGATCGTCTGGCTGGCACCGACGCCGATCGCGCGGTCGCCTTCCAAACGCAGGCCACGACTTTTGCGGCCGCCACGCGCGCGCTGGCGTTCGACTGGATGGATCGCGATCGGCTGATGACGCTCGCCGATTACGATGGCGGCTTGCCGCGCTTTACCTTTGTCGAGCGCTCGAGCGGACAGATGCTGGCGCTCGACCTTGTCGCAATCTCGGCCTGCTGCGCGCTCGCCTTCGCCATCGCGGCGCTGGGCCTCCGCCGACCCGGCTTCATCGGCTCATGA
- a CDS encoding DUF3526 domain-containing protein: protein MIPVVAHQQWRLLVRDSRLAILGCALLIVLLTVLATGAAGTVAREAERAVAQAEEARVWALQGDANPHGAAHFGRYIYKPRSPLAALDPGLLPQLGSALRLEAHAQNPASIRAIDGGVALDRFSGLTPATMLQVLAPLLVILAGFAAFAGDGSRALLKQELASGTAPSVLLAGRLIGLAGMILLVIAIVFATGLVAVLVSGGAVSDVAALLLMSAGYAFYLLIFAALTLAASAALPSGRTALVALLTFWAVATLFVPRIAPAIAESLRPTLSGPAFEAAVTEEVRKGPSGHDPMDARLERLKAATLKHYGVNKVEDLPVDFGGISLLHGEALSTSIYRRYFNALYGGYAAQARIARAFAAISPMMAMKPLSAALARSDQAAHRRLLEEADRYRFDLVQRLNRDIIRNRKTLDTPYMANVAAITQHARFTPRPEPLSTVVLRQLPDLAILATWALFATLLALAASRRLRRAGE from the coding sequence ATGATCCCGGTCGTCGCGCACCAGCAATGGCGATTGCTGGTGCGCGACAGCCGGCTTGCGATTCTCGGCTGCGCTTTGCTCATCGTCCTGCTGACGGTGCTCGCCACGGGCGCTGCCGGCACGGTGGCACGGGAGGCGGAGCGGGCGGTCGCGCAAGCGGAGGAGGCGCGGGTCTGGGCATTGCAGGGCGACGCCAACCCGCATGGCGCGGCTCATTTCGGGCGATACATCTACAAGCCCCGCTCGCCGCTGGCGGCGCTCGATCCCGGGCTGCTGCCTCAACTGGGCTCGGCATTGCGGCTGGAGGCGCACGCGCAGAACCCCGCGAGCATTCGTGCGATCGATGGTGGGGTCGCACTCGATCGCTTTTCCGGGCTTACGCCTGCGACGATGCTCCAGGTGCTCGCGCCGTTGCTCGTGATTCTCGCCGGGTTCGCCGCCTTTGCGGGGGACGGCTCGCGCGCGCTGCTCAAGCAGGAACTGGCGTCCGGAACCGCGCCGTCAGTTCTCCTGGCCGGAAGGCTGATCGGGCTGGCAGGCATGATCCTGCTGGTGATCGCCATCGTCTTCGCGACCGGATTGGTCGCGGTGCTGGTCTCGGGTGGCGCTGTGTCCGACGTGGCTGCGTTACTGCTAATGAGTGCGGGTTATGCATTCTACCTCCTGATCTTCGCGGCACTGACTTTGGCAGCCTCCGCTGCGCTGCCATCCGGCCGTACGGCGCTAGTGGCGCTGCTGACTTTCTGGGCTGTGGCGACGTTGTTCGTGCCCCGTATTGCGCCTGCCATCGCCGAGAGCCTCCGCCCGACGCTTTCCGGCCCGGCCTTCGAGGCTGCGGTGACTGAGGAGGTGCGGAAAGGGCCGAGCGGCCATGACCCTATGGACGCGCGGCTGGAACGGCTGAAGGCGGCGACGCTGAAGCATTATGGCGTCAACAAGGTCGAGGACCTGCCGGTGGATTTCGGCGGCATCTCGCTCTTGCATGGTGAGGCGCTGTCAACCTCGATCTACCGGCGCTATTTCAACGCACTCTACGGTGGATATGCGGCACAGGCTCGGATCGCCCGTGCCTTCGCCGCTATCTCGCCAATGATGGCGATGAAGCCGCTGTCGGCGGCGCTCGCGCGCAGCGATCAGGCCGCGCATCGCAGGCTGCTGGAAGAGGCCGATCGCTACCGCTTCGATCTGGTACAGCGCCTCAATCGCGACATCATCCGCAACCGCAAGACGCTCGATACGCCATATATGGCGAATGTCGCCGCGATCACGCAGCATGCGCGGTTCACGCCTCGGCCCGAGCCGCTGTCGACGGTCGTGCTTCGGCAGTTGCCCGATTTGGCGATCCTGGCGACATGGGCGCTGTTCGCGACGCTGCTCGCGCTCGCTGCAAGCCGCCGACTGCGGAGGGCGGGGGAATGA
- a CDS encoding TonB-dependent siderophore receptor, which translates to MTTSKIGRARTASRSGIGITAVIASLAASGAAAQNKAEEQNSSPTGRKLGGVTVTASEIDDSYAPEAASVAGKSPTALIDIPQSVSVVTREQIEDRNFFTIGEAVQQVTGVTVMPFDGSNPDYRARGFVLDYAYDGIPSTFSSGVQEFDLSIYERLEIQRGPTGLFRGSGSPGGTINLVRKRGLSEFAVATALSAGSWNNYRGEFDVGGPVDAAGRLRVRAVATYQDREFFQEKSNTQKLVAYGAIDFDVTPSTTIGASLTYQDNVAHTPQNGQPAFSNGQFLNFPRSFQHLPSWNLFKDNTVEYAGEVEQRVGAWSLRVRGLQRDGEKFYTDAFVSPGTGVDPKTLTATYNRRRAEGEGDKTALDAYATGPFSLLGRPHELTVGYSYDRRYGTNYFLNGTPVRNVSIFNPEVVPLPLDPYATGSISVVEQSGFHAQARLNILKPLTIVIGGRISDYTNKSRNVAPSTPTAYKTSSQEKGQFTPSVGAVLHLTGNVTAYASYSDIFIPQSQLQRDGTALDPRVGAQYEAGLKGRFLDGKLNTSAAVFGSKDKNRALVDAGATGFFLPAGEVSIKGFEFEVAGSPVAGMDINLGYTNLKTEFELGTAAQTGAIFDTFEPRHLFKGYIRYEPPALGGVFAAAGVNAQSKVLGGDTTGVRQQRAFAIANGQGGFRFNDGLRLFASVNNLFDRRYYARIGSLNTYNFYGEPRNVLVTLRARY; encoded by the coding sequence ATGACGACATCGAAGATTGGCCGTGCGCGCACAGCGTCCCGGAGTGGAATCGGCATCACCGCAGTGATCGCCTCGCTCGCGGCGTCGGGTGCCGCGGCACAGAACAAGGCCGAGGAACAAAACTCGTCGCCCACAGGCCGTAAGCTCGGCGGCGTCACGGTAACCGCGAGCGAAATAGACGATTCCTACGCGCCGGAGGCAGCCTCGGTCGCGGGCAAATCGCCGACGGCGCTAATCGACATTCCGCAATCCGTCAGCGTGGTAACGCGCGAGCAGATCGAGGACCGAAACTTCTTCACGATTGGCGAAGCGGTGCAGCAGGTGACCGGAGTAACGGTGATGCCGTTCGACGGATCGAACCCCGATTATCGCGCCCGTGGGTTCGTGCTCGATTATGCCTATGACGGTATACCGTCGACCTTCTCGTCGGGTGTGCAGGAGTTCGACCTGTCGATCTACGAGCGGCTGGAGATACAGCGCGGGCCGACCGGCCTGTTCCGCGGCTCGGGCTCGCCCGGCGGCACGATCAACCTAGTGCGGAAGCGCGGGCTTTCGGAATTTGCCGTCGCGACCGCACTGTCGGCGGGATCGTGGAACAACTATCGCGGCGAGTTCGACGTCGGCGGGCCGGTAGATGCGGCCGGACGGCTGCGAGTACGCGCGGTCGCCACGTATCAGGATCGCGAGTTCTTCCAGGAAAAATCCAACACGCAAAAGCTCGTCGCCTATGGTGCGATCGACTTCGATGTGACGCCCTCCACAACAATCGGCGCCTCGCTGACGTATCAGGACAATGTGGCGCACACGCCGCAAAATGGCCAACCCGCCTTCAGCAACGGTCAGTTCCTGAACTTCCCGCGCTCGTTCCAGCACCTGCCGAGCTGGAACCTGTTCAAGGACAACACGGTGGAATATGCCGGCGAGGTCGAACAGCGGGTCGGCGCCTGGTCGCTACGCGTGCGCGGCCTGCAGCGCGATGGTGAGAAATTCTACACTGACGCCTTTGTCAGCCCTGGCACTGGCGTCGACCCGAAGACGCTGACCGCCACATACAATCGCCGTCGGGCGGAAGGTGAGGGCGACAAAACCGCGCTCGATGCTTATGCGACGGGACCGTTCAGCCTGCTGGGGCGCCCGCACGAACTTACGGTCGGCTACAGCTACGACCGGCGCTACGGTACCAATTACTTCCTCAACGGCACGCCCGTGCGCAATGTCTCCATCTTCAACCCGGAGGTGGTCCCGCTGCCGCTCGATCCCTATGCCACCGGCTCCATCAGTGTGGTCGAGCAGAGCGGATTCCACGCGCAGGCGCGGCTCAACATCCTGAAGCCGCTGACCATCGTAATCGGCGGGCGGATCAGCGATTACACCAACAAGAGCAGGAACGTCGCGCCCTCAACGCCAACCGCGTACAAGACAAGCTCGCAGGAGAAGGGGCAGTTTACGCCCAGCGTCGGCGCGGTGCTGCACCTGACCGGCAACGTCACCGCCTATGCCAGCTATTCCGACATCTTCATCCCCCAGTCCCAGCTGCAGCGTGACGGGACGGCACTCGATCCGCGTGTCGGCGCGCAATATGAGGCCGGGCTGAAGGGCCGCTTCCTGGATGGCAAGCTCAACACCAGCGCTGCGGTCTTCGGCAGCAAGGATAAGAACCGCGCGCTCGTCGATGCTGGTGCTACCGGCTTCTTCCTGCCCGCCGGTGAAGTCAGCATAAAGGGCTTCGAGTTCGAGGTCGCCGGCAGCCCCGTTGCAGGCATGGACATCAATCTCGGCTACACCAACCTCAAGACCGAGTTTGAGCTGGGGACGGCGGCGCAGACCGGCGCGATCTTCGACACCTTCGAGCCGCGTCACCTGTTCAAGGGCTATATCCGTTACGAACCGCCAGCACTCGGCGGGGTCTTCGCCGCGGCCGGCGTGAACGCGCAGAGCAAGGTCCTGGGCGGTGACACGACCGGCGTGCGCCAGCAGCGGGCGTTCGCCATCGCTAATGGGCAGGGCGGTTTCCGCTTCAACGATGGGCTCAGGCTTTTCGCATCGGTCAACAACCTGTTCGATCGCAGATATTACGCGCGGATCGGATCGCTCAACACCTACAATTTCTATGGCGAGCCACGAAACGTGCTGGTGACGCTCAGGGCGCGCTATTGA
- a CDS encoding MerC domain-containing protein: MRRTKDGFTMIQAKLTADGKIDWLERAAVGASLACLVHCLALPLLLAALPALSRFISLPQSFHGFMVAIAVPASSLALIKGMAAHGGVLPAMLGATGLVFLVVAAFMLGASSLETPITVAGSLLLASAHVFNWRMRHG, from the coding sequence ATGCGCCGGACAAAGGATGGTTTCACAATGATACAGGCAAAACTAACGGCAGACGGCAAGATCGATTGGCTGGAACGCGCGGCTGTCGGAGCGTCGCTTGCTTGCTTAGTACACTGCCTCGCGCTGCCGCTATTGCTCGCCGCCTTGCCAGCGCTATCACGCTTCATATCGCTCCCCCAGAGCTTTCACGGGTTCATGGTGGCAATCGCCGTGCCAGCATCCAGTCTGGCCCTCATCAAGGGAATGGCCGCGCACGGAGGCGTCCTCCCTGCAATGCTCGGCGCTACTGGTCTGGTGTTCCTTGTCGTTGCCGCGTTCATGCTGGGTGCTTCGTCGCTCGAGACTCCGATCACGGTCGCTGGAAGCCTGCTGCTTGCGTCAGCTCATGTGTTCAATTGGCGGATGCGCCACGGATGA